TCGTAAACGTGGATGGCAGCTTCCAACCAGCCGAGGCGCCCGACCCCTCCGCCCCGCTCGCCCGCGCTCTCGCCGACGCCGCTGATTTCACCTACTCCTTCGTCCCCGTGCCCAGCAGTGGCATCCCCTGGCATGTCCGCGACGTCCGCGATGGCCGAGTCCTCCTGGAGGCCTGCCAAGTTTTGGAGACCCTCAAAGACATGGCGGTGTGTGATCCCTTGTCACGGCGCTACGTGCTGCTCCCGCCCATACCGACGGACCTCGCTGTCCAGGAAGAGTACCCATTTGATATCGTGCCCATCCTTGCTCCCAttggggatgatgaagatgatatgtcgTTCAAGGTGATATGCTTAGCCATCTATGGTTCCAAGCTAACCGCCTTTATCTTCTCGTCTGTCACACAGCAATGGTGTATAGTTGCATCTATCGGTTGGAGTTTGTTAGGCGTGCACCACGGTCCCCTTGGACCGTGCATGTTGTCAACTTATGGGTTCTGTGGCTTGTCCGGTTTCGACAACGAGAGCGGATGCTTCTACTTGGCGTCACCTTTGTTAGACAAGTTGTTCGTGCTGGACACACAGAAAATGGAGTTTTTCACTGTCAACCATCACACTGGCTACTATATACTCCTCAAACTTCTGCCTGGCCGGATACTCGAAGTTCTCGCCAGATACGATGATCCCCATAGAATTCAAGACAGAAGTATGCCTGGCATTGTAGTAGGTAGAGAAGGATACCTTGAGATGTTTTCTCTCATCGGTGATCACAGCCCAAATGGCTCATTTGATCTCTATCATACAACTCAGCAAAGCAATGGTGAATCTTCCAATGAATGGCGGATGAAGAATATTATACCGTTGCCTGGAGGGCATGACTATTTCACCATGAGTGCTGCTGAGGGATTCTTATTCCTTGGAGCCACTACAAAAGATCAAGTGGACTTTGATAGAGAGTCTGGACCGCCGTTGTCCAGGACTGATTGGGATGTAGATTATTTTTCGCTTGAGGTCAAGACTTCTGAAGTGAGGAAGGTTTGCACGAGCAAGGGGAAATTCTTCCATGCTGAACATGTTCACTGGTACTTTGGCTACCCGCCGCCGCTGTCAAAACCGAGTGTATGAAGTGGTAAGTTAATTTGTTTTATGATCGTTGTGCTCTGCTGGCCTAATTATTCATGTAGATGTGATTGCTTTATGCTGTTACAAGACATTGTCAAAGTAGGGAAAGTGGGCATGATCTGTTTCCTGGTCAATAATTGCCTTGCAACATGGTAATAAAGTTAACAATTTTATTTCATACCAAGAAGGGTGTATATATCCCACCAAGTTTGCATAACATTTGCTTCAGTTAATGTCTGAGGGCCATTTACATCTAAGGAAAGGCGTTAATTTATCCTTTGCGTATTAGTTTCTGCTACATTTTGTTAACTGGAATTGGCTAAATGATCATTTGTCCCTCTTATAGATGCACTACCTCTATTATTTGCCCCTCTTTAGATAACGTTTGACCATTAATTTACTCTTGTTTAAATTTTTGTGCGTACTATTTTCGCCTTTCTAGTTAGTAGGCACCAACCCATGCAAGTACTCCCTTGTTTCTTTTTattccgcatataagatttggtcaaagtcaaactacacaaagtttgaccaaatttatataaaaaattatgaacatctacagtactaaaactatatagtatgaaaatatgtttcatggtgcatctgaatatattgatttcatattgtgaatgcttatattttttaatataaagttagtcaaactctataaagcttgactttgactaaACCTTATATgtggactaaaaagaaacggagggagtatgacatCGGTTACCTGCAAAAGAAGTATGACATCGGTTACCTATAAAAGAAGTATGAAATAGAATTATAGGAAAGGAATAGGAGTACACTCTTGCAAGATTTTAAAACTGCATGTATGTTTCGAGTTGTGGTGAAGCCTGGAACTATATTTTCAGTAACTTTATACAGCTTTGTGAAGCTACTGTTTGGTATTAGTTTGTGAAAGTATAAATGTTCTGATATATGTTAGCTTAATTAAAATTGAGGCATATCCTGCTTCATATTTCGTTAATAAACTTAACTGGAAGCCATTCATTTTAAGGTTTTCGGCGCAGTTTTGCCTAGAAAAGGTGCAGCTCTATTCTCTTTTCATAAATTGCAGGAACACCCTACCCATTTGGAACAAAAAGCTGCCCATATGt
Above is a window of Triticum aestivum cultivar Chinese Spring chromosome 6B, IWGSC CS RefSeq v2.1, whole genome shotgun sequence DNA encoding:
- the LOC123136150 gene encoding uncharacterized protein gives rise to the protein MPTPAPHLVDEILEEIFLRLTTPAELARASTACPRFRRIITDRSFLRRHRKLHPPPLLGLVNVDGSFQPAEAPDPSAPLARALADAADFTYSFVPVPSSGIPWHVRDVRDGRVLLEACQVLETLKDMAVCDPLSRRYVLLPPIPTDLAVQEEYPFDIVPILAPIGDDEDDMSFKVICLAIYGSKLTAFIFSSVTQQWCIVASIGWSLLGVHHGPLGPCMLSTYGFCGLSGFDNESGCFYLASPLLDKLFVLDTQKMEFFTVNHHTGYYILLKLLPGRILEVLARYDDPHRIQDRSMPGIVVGREGYLEMFSLIGDHSPNGSFDLYHTTQQSNGESSNEWRMKNIIPLPGGHDYFTMSAAEGFLFLGATTKDQVDFDRESGPPLSRTDWDVDYFSLEVKTSEVRKVCTSKGKFFHAEHVHWYFGYPPPLSKPSV